One Eremothecium cymbalariae DBVPG#7215 chromosome 2, complete sequence DNA window includes the following coding sequences:
- the ERJ5 gene encoding Erj5p (similar to Ashbya gossypii AFR246C): MKVGSFWLGILFLTTLAYGFTPDEVEIFQLHKELIDKYGSEVTFYKFLKLDKLDKSTDKDISKQFRALSKKYHPDKNPKFNKLYERLNLVTRILSNSDKRKVYDYYLKQGFPHYEFSKGGFFFKRSQPKTWFLVLFIYTICSLIHWAILKVQNNSNKSRITSFINQVREKDDTEGLGEKKLMFKQHEEDEGKELVIRFGDIFVIQNDGTEAQITIEGMKDPGFTDTMFISLPKWLIRSMLSPFSKTPDEENEVDESTELPRKKKGVVSKKKAGLKQKDNVKKMQLPNGKVIYSRSKKD, from the coding sequence ATGAAAGTGGGATCCTTTTGGTTGGGCATTTTATTCTTGACCACCTTGGCTTATGGTTTCACCCCAGATGAGGTTGAGATATTTCAATTGCATAAAGAACTCATAGATAAATATGGTTCCGAAGTGACTTTTTACAAGTTTCTCAAATTGGACAAACTTGATAAATCTACGGATAAAGACATCAGTAAACAGTTCAGAGCATTATCCAAGAAGTACCATCCTGATAAGAACCCAAagtttaataaattatatGAAAGGTTAAATTTGGTCACGCGTATTCTGTCAAATAGCGACAAAAGGAAAGTTTATGACTACTACTTGAAACAAGGATTTCCACACTATGAATTTAGTAAAGGAGGGTTTTTCTTTAAGAGATCGCAACCTAAAACCTGGTTTCTAGtactttttatttatacaatATGCAGCCTGATCCATTGGGCTATTTTAAAGGTTCAAAATAATAGCAATAAGTCAAGAATTACTAGTTTCATTAACCAGGTGCGAGAAAAAGATGACACGGAAGGATTGGGTGAAAAGAAGCTGATGTTTAAACAGcatgaagaagatgaggGAAAGGAGCTTGTTATCAGATTTGGGGATATTTTCGTTATACAGAATGATGGGACTGAAGCCCAGATAACAATTGAAGGTATGAAGGATCCTGGCTTCACAGACACTATGTTTATTTCATTACCAAAGTGGCTTATTCGATCGATGTTAAGTCCGTTTAGTAAAACTccagatgaagaaaatgaagtAGATGAATCGACGGAACTACCACGCAAGAAGAAGGGTGTGGTatccaagaagaaggcagGATTAAAGCAAAAGGACAACGTCAAAAAAATGCAGCTTCCAAACGGTAAAGTTATTTACAGCAGGTCTAAGAAAGATTAA
- the EMC4 gene encoding chaperone EMC4 (similar to Ashbya gossypii AFR249W) — MSQDIPNWATNLCNPNYVHSMQSVSTNTYPLPPGFVKSRGSRANTKAQNADTQSNKENINKLQVQKAWHIALQPAKTIPMNFIISYMSGTSLQIIPIMTALMLLSGPIKSVLQMRSAFSAVLGNNDIHSQVIGAMITYVLFQVVLMGIGLQKLNAMGLIPNTKSDWLAWESPSTYNIKAYAF, encoded by the coding sequence ATGTCTCAAGATATCCCCAATTGGGCCACGAATCTATGCAATCCGAACTATGTTCATTCAATGCAGTCTGTATCCACGAATACATATCCCCTGCCACCTGGATTTGTGAAATCACGGGGATCAAGAGCTAATACTAAAGCCCAGAATGCCGACACTCAATCTAATaaggaaaatattaataaattgCAAGTTCAGAAGGCTTGGCACATTGCTCTTCAACCAGCTAAGACAATTCCTATGAATTTTATCATTTCATATATGTCTGGTACGTCTCTTCAGATAATTCCCATTATGACAGCTTTGATGTTATTGTCCGGGCCTATTAAGAGCGTTCTACAAATGAGATCAGCTTTCAGTGCAGTTTTGGGAAATAATGATATCCATTCTCAAGTGATTGGCGCAATGATCACTTATGTACTATTTCAAGTGGTATTAATGGGGATTGGGTTGCAGAAATTGAACGCCATGGGATTAATTCCAAATACTAAGAGTGACTGGCTAGCGTGGGAGTCTCCTAGTACATACAATATTAAAGCATATGCATTCTAA
- a CDS encoding uncharacterized protein (similar to Ashbya gossypii AFR244C) has protein sequence MRAVTRIVVYGVAMALAIQYYCSSYGPFPGQVGQLCKYTNPGRYTPVINEMFPDLKTWYDQRVGKHVELVKVEVPRQMRPVMQKYRRYSEKYLTPTVRRGKEFGSLVIARAQESGNVAVSKVIFKARVYHAYVLSQLQRLWYFIVSRYDILSVEFQNLMDSWGYSGNANVDVNHDAAEERLVSTKTSDLANSTNLGDEILGNGFEADEETVYVTSTITATVTLEEELATMKTPESEDLNISLKDMVQEEFQAWQQAIERKANDAISAFTDEVNDYEAEQLTSVTPVFKHILADIAMKSKDYFRKINRAIQEINCTMEIDPETNETIWFDQKGTQLKEYITRPLMRQLFTEANDVLSNITDTIRANLRDVVDTVNNEVDVIREEHLEVYEEWGDVMISEWSKRMAYIDVIDHETESADERMSNWKQFLKLKKRVIKTRDILMEHPVKFVELEKFLTEIQTTLRFITQENSEYLYILRSKANIAFQEREKRDRAGEKREQEELQTALKQKLATEVTVDGIIVLDNYTSEHSVHKSTIDLRRSKTASSPDILAVDYNETISETLVNPQTVEA, from the coding sequence ATGAGAGCAGTGACGAGGATAGTGGTGTATGGTGTGGCGATGGCTTTAGCGATACAGTACTACTGTTCGTCGTACGGGCCATTTCCAGGTCAAGTGGGCCAATTATGTAAATATACAAACCCAGGAAGGTATACGCCGGTTATCAATGAGATGTTTCCGGATTTGAAGACGTGGTATGATCAACGGGTGGGAAAACATGTGGAATTGGTTAAGGTTGAAGTTCCGAGACAGATGAGGCCTGTTATGCAGAAGTATAGAAGGTACTCGGAGAAATATCTCACACCAACTGTTAGAAGAGGGAAAGAGTTCGGATCATTGGTGATTGCAAGGGCTCAAGAGTCTGGCAACGTAGCTGTTTCTAAAGTTATTTTTAAAGCCCGAGTATACCATGCATACGTTTTGTCTCAATTGCAGCGTCTTTGGTATTTTATTGTTTCCAGATATGACATACTTTCTGTGGAGTTCCAAAATTTGATGGATTCTTGGGGTTATTCAGGCAATGCAAATGTTGATGTTAATCATGATGCAGCTGAAGAGCGATTGGTGTCAACGAAGACTAGTGATCTTGCAAATTCGACGAATTTAGGTGATGAGATTCTTGGCAATGGATTTGAGGCTGACGAGGAAACTGTGTATGTCACTTCAACAATTACGGCAACAGTTACCTTGGAGGAGGAGCTTGCTACTATGAAGACTCCTGAATCTGAAGATTTGAATATCTCGCTGAAGGATATGGTTCAGGAGGAGTTCCAAGCTTGGCAACAAGCCATCGAACGCAAAGCCAATGACGCTATATCCGCCTTCACCGATGAGGTCAACGATTATGAAGCAGAACAACTAACTTCTGTAACACCTGTGTTTAAGCATATTCTAGCCGATATTGCCATGAAGAGTAAGGACTACTTCCGCAAGATTAACAGGGCTATTCAAGAGATCAATTGTACGATGGAAATAGATCCAGAAACCAACGAAACCATTTGGTTTGACCAAAAGGGCACCCaattaaaggaatatattaCAAGGCCTCTAATGAGACAGCTCTTTACCGAAGCGAATGATGTATTGTCAAACATTACAGATACAATCCGTGCAAATTTGAGAGACGTCGTCGATACAGTAAATAACGAAGTGGATGTAATTCGCGAGGAACACTTGGAAGTCTACGAGGAATGGGGAGATGTTATGATATCCGAATGGTCCAAAAGGATGGCCTATATAGATGTGATCGACCACGAAACAGAATCTGCGGACGAGCGGATGAGCAACTGGAAGCAATTCttaaagttgaagaagcgTGTAATCAAAACGCGTGATATTCTTATGGAACACCCAGTGAAGTTTGTCGAGTTGGAAAAGTTCCTAACAGAGATTCAGACAACCCTCAGATTCATCACCCAAGAAAACAGTGAGTATCTATACATTCTGAGATCTAAAGCCAATATAGCATTCCAAGAACGTGAGAAGCGCGACCGTGCTGGCGAAAAACGTGAGCAAGAGGAACTCCAAACTGCCTTGAAGCAGAAACTGGCAACAGAAGTTACTGTAGATGGTATCATAGTCTTGGACAATTATACCTCGGAACATTCAGTGCATAAAAGTACAATAGACCTCCGTCGATCTAAAACAGCCTCTTCACCTGATATCCTTGCTGTAGACTACAACGAAACGATCTCAGAAACATTAGTCAACCCACAGACAGTCGAAGCGTAA
- the TAN1 gene encoding putative tRNA acetyltransferase (similar to Ashbya gossypii AFR250C), protein MPSRIRNNMSKRNRSEVKTNARKKYKVAQTTLDPNTSGIYATCTRRHEKQAGNELMSLLEEKLEYYAQELKDINGAELDNPSENSKSEELSIEDQVKNELEELRNNATLVDRTKKKPILQQIPLESECMVFFKTRKPINPENFVLRIIQELASPTMNSKRTRYIQKLTPITSSCNASLEELTKLCQRVLPPHFHQEESTAYKFAIEVNKRNFNTLDKMDMINLIAREVGKGGQFRHTVDLKNYDKLVLVQCYKNNIGMSVVDNNYLTEYRKYNIQEIYEAKFSTKKVDSSPENKTE, encoded by the coding sequence ATGCCATCGAGGATACGAAACAACATGAGTAAACGGAACAGGTCTGAGGTTAAAACTAATGCTAGAAAGAAATACAAGGTGGCTCAGACAACTTTAGATCCTAATACTTCTGGTATTTATGCCACATGTACTAGAAGACATGAAAAACAGGCTGGTAATGAGCTCATGAGTTTATTAGAAGAAAAGTTAGAATACTATGCTcaagaattgaaagatattAATGGAGCTGAACTGGATAACCCTTCAGAAAATTCTAAATCTGAAGAATTATCTATTGAGGATCAAGTGAAGAACGAATTGGAGGAATTGAGGAACAATGCCACTTTGGTTGATCgaacaaaaaagaagcccattcttcaacaaatacCATTAGAATCAGAATGCATGgtgttcttcaaaactaGAAAGCCAATAAACcctgaaaattttgtattAAGAATCATTCAAGAATTAGCAAGCCCGACTATGAACTCTAAGAGAACTAGGTACATCCAAAAGTTAACCCCAATTACTAGTTCATGCAATGCCAGTTTGGAAGAACTGACCAAGTTATGTCAACGTGTGTTACCTCCACATTTCCACCAAGAAGAATCAACCGCCTATAAATTTGCAATTGAAGTTAATAAAAGGAACTTTAACACTTTGGATAAGATGGATATGATAAATTTGATCGCTAGAGAAGTGGGTAAAGGAGGTCAGTTTCGCCATACTGTTGACCTTAAAAATTACGATAAACTAGTATTAGTACAATGCTATAAGAACAACATTGGCATGTCTGTGGTTGACAATAACTACCTGACTGAATATAGAAAGTACAATATTCAAGAAATCTACGAAGCCAAATTTAGCACAAAGAAAGTGGATTCCTCTCCAGAAAATAAAACCGAATAA
- the SAH1 gene encoding adenosylhomocysteinase (similar to Ashbya gossypii AFR243C): MSAPAHNYKVADVSLAAFGRKEIEISEHEMPGLMAIRKAYGEAQPLKGARIAGCLHMTIQTAVLIETLVALGAEVTWTSCNIFSTQDHAAAAIAAAGVPVFAWKGETEEEYLWCIEQQLFAFKDGKKLNLILDDGGDLTSLVHEKYPEMLDDCFGLSEETTTGVHHLYKMLKDGKLKVPAINVNDSVTKSKFDNLYGCRESLIDGIKRATDVMIAGKTAVVAGYGDVGKGCAAALRGMGARVIVTEIDPINALQAAMEGYQVSTMEECAHFGQIFVTTTGCRDIIRGEHFSSMPEDAIVCNIGHFDIEIDVAWLKANAVEVVNIKPQVDRYLMASGRHIILLADGRLVNLGCATGHSSFVMSCSFSNQVLAQIALFKADDKEFREKYIEFQKTGSFTVGVHVLPKILDEAVAKFHLDKLGVKMTKLTDVQSEYLGISQEGPFKADHYRY; this comes from the coding sequence ATGTCTGCTCCAGCTCACAATTACAAGGTCGCCGATGTCTCTTTGGCAGCTTTCGGTAGGAAggaaattgaaatatccGAACATGAAATGCCAGGTTTGATGGCCATTAGAAAGGCTTATGGTGAGGCTCAGCCATTGAAGGGTGCCAGAATTGCAGGATGTTTGCACATGACTATTCAAACTGCAGTATTGATTGAAACTTTGGTTGCTTTGGGTGCTGAAGTTACATGGACTTCTTGCAACATTTTCTCGACGCAAGACCATGCTGCCGCAGCCATTGCTGCCGCTGGTGTTCCAGTGTTTGCATGGAAGGGTGAGACTGAGGAGGAATATCTATGGTGTATTGAACAACAATTGTTTGCATTCAAGGATGGCAAGAAGTTGAACTTGATTTTGGATGACGGTGGGGATTTAACTTCTTTGGTTCACGAAAAATACCCAGAGATGTTAGATGACTGTTTTGGTTTGTCTGAGGAGACCACTACTGGTGTCCACCACTTGTACAAAATGTTGAAGGACGGTAAGTTGAAGGTTCCAGCTATCAACGTCAACGACTCTGTTACCAAGTCCAAGTTTGACAATCTTTACGGTTGCAGAGAATCTTTAATTGATGGTATCAAGAGAGCCACCGATGTTATGATTGCTGGTAAgactgctgttgttgcaggTTACGGTGATGTCGGTAAGGGATGTGCTGCTGCCCTAAGAGGCATGGGTGCCCGTGTTATTGTTACCGAAATTGACCCAATTAACGCCTTACAAGCTGCTATGGAGGGTTACCAAGTTTCTACCATGGAAGAATGTGCCCACTTTGGTCAAATCTTTGTTACTACCACTGGTTGCAGAGACATTATCCGTGGTGAGCATTTCTCCAGCATGCCAGAGGATGCCATTGTCTGCAACATTGGTCACTTTGACATCGAAATCGACGTTGCTTGGTTGAAGGCCAATGCTGTGGAAGTTGTCAACATCAAGCCACAAGTCGACCGTTACTTGATGGCTTCTGGCAGACACATCATCTTGTTGGCTGATGGTAGATTGGTTAACTTGGGCTGTGCCACTGGTCACTCTTCCTTTGTTATGTCCTGCTCTTTCTCAAACCAGGTTTTGGCTCAAATCGCTTTGTTCAAGGCTGATGACAAGGAATTCAGAGAAAAATACattgaattccaaaaaacTGGTTCTTTCACAGTTGGTGTCCATGTTTTGCCAAAGATTTTGGACGAGGCTGTCGCTAAGTTCCATTTGGATAAGTTGGGCGTTAAGATGACCAAGTTGACTGACGTACAATCAGAGTATTTG
- the KEG1 gene encoding Keg1p (similar to Ashbya gossypii AFR247W), with translation MNRKQPPKSAIKQHNQTIIIKLYQYFRLSSAFLYCTLLARWLILYPLVGNKWLPGGIHEYLIYLLLYSFTFELVWQLKFFGFYRLLTSRSTLKCINFLYFVISMHFYDDYEHAVALKNISYSGFIVGLGFNQAYYHCKRLFKQRARKSNRFWLKANTFVWLPLLYISEFYLLLLNIQNPNFHSIPIHDIINKIVLVGFIPISLQCYKMEISSL, from the coding sequence ATGAATAGAAAGCAGCCACCTAAGTCTGCTATTAAGCAGCATAATCAGACCATAATAATTAAACtataccaatattttcGATTATCTTCTGCATTCCTTTACTGCACGCTTTTAGCGCGTTGGCTTATTCTATATCCTTTAGTGGGAAACAAATGGCTTCCAGGTGGGATACACgaatatttgatatacTTATTACTTTACAGTTTTACTTTTGAGCTTGTTTGGCAGTTAAAGTTCTTTGGGTTTTACCGGTTATTGACTTCAAGATCTACTCTAAAATGTATAAATTTCCTATATTTCGTCATCTCCATGCACTTTTACGATGATTATGAACATGCAGTtgcattgaagaatattaGTTACTCAGGATTCATTGTTGGATTAGGGTTCAACCAGGCCTACTATCATTGTAAGCGGTTGTTTAAGCAAAGAGCTCGAAAGAGTAACCGGTTTTGGTTGAAAGCTAACACATTTGTTTGGCTGCCCTTGTTATACATAAGCGAATTTTACTTATTGCTGCTAAATATCCAGAATCCAAATTTCCATTCAATTCCAATACATGATATTATCAACAAGATTGTGTTAGTGGGATTCATTCCGATTTCTTTACAATGTTACAAAATGGAAATATCATCTTTATGA
- a CDS encoding SAPS family protein (similar to Ashbya gossypii AFR245W), whose protein sequence is MSFWPFGQNANNSNINLILEDYFRVLHSLEEESQVTSTSGSALFRGGEGSRNVSTHAKLQPAATLSPGPELHGTFGLKGAVASSVGASNNTHVNESRGHAQKMCGSRNTRAGDYNHDNDNDDDDDDDNDNEDEDYDGVSMRPRYRNLNNVEPTSLISATSLTSTTSSAVSISPAETSTHNEEPHPITKKSLSHAFIDNILKESELLNELTMQNNTLLDFVCFGFFYDVNDNKVENIEYLLDQLMFCIDRINEDIQQDEDIENQAQDENEHITVEYHEQSENNSRSEDGHFIKSAVFDCIPPENDDTIIPFMHDTNDSNQSSYLNRANTISEIFALDIWLISESLVKDFSHLTKIWSMLFHKNFKVEKSPLIPIFLKINQSLLLTRQDQFLNFIRTRKTLVDDLLLHVEVSVLMDFFLKIISTDKQEAPTGMIELVYDQCLIPKLLSFLDNEKFPADLQACAGDFLKALISISTNAPLDEMSIGPNALTRQLCSEKCIDCFLDAIINKRGPALTTSVSVVIELIRKNNSDYDQVNLLNTSIKSHPPSMRDSIYLGVMLKKFALNLSNLKKVLLDVEENCKDKVMTNQLGVAFKPLGFERFKVIELIAELLHCSNMGLMNSKRAERVVKERDEVRQHLVNQLQDALADLNMIDAYDREKNDTDGREPGFATNTSSSTQTTAVNDNMDEDIDESFEIPYVNMNQNIKLRQNPTIGDLFKIQLYDTQILPKIIQLFVEHPWNNFWHNVIFDVIQQLFNGRMDFSYNSFLVYSLFNNKSAGQFQVDINYSKIKNSEQFVDFEIARDLILQGYKDSHDFYERYNTNLGFMGHLVLIAEEIVKFSKVYKVELISPDIYRVLQNPDWVFYSEEALNDTRMMYSKILGGGDYLDDGNTSMLPENGDMQKGNGEDYIGLHDKQSNSKFSTQADLHRKLKNKLIKKSQEEVAIKNKENGVIILGPPPEI, encoded by the coding sequence ATGTCATTCTGGCCGTTTGGGCAAAACGCGAATAATTCTAATATAAATCTTATATTAGAGGATTACTTCCGTGTGTTGCATTCACTGGAGGAAGAGAGTCAGGTGACAAGCACAAGTGGTTCAGCCCTCTTTAGAGGAGGTGAGGGTTCCAGGAACGTTTCAACACATGCAAAGCTGCAGCCTGCAGCAACATTGTCTCCTGGGCCTGAGCTACATGGCACTTTTGGGCTGAAGGGAGCTGTTGCTTCTTCTGTCGGAGCAAGTAATAACACTCATGTGAACGAGAGCCGCGGGCATGCGCAGAAAATGTGCGGGAGTAGAAATACCAGGGCAGGTGATTACAATCATGATAACGAtaacgatgatgatgacgatgatgataatgataatgaagatgaagattaTGATGGTGTGTCTATGAGACCAAGGTACAGAAACCTAAACAATGTAGAGCCAACTTCGTTGATTTCTGCAACAAGTTTGACGTCAACGACGTCTTCTGCAGTGTCAATTTCTCCAGCTGAGACTTCAACTCATAACGAGGAACCGCATCCTATTACCAAAAAATCCTTGAGCCACGCTTTCATCGACAATATATTGAAGGAAAGTGAActtttaaatgaattaacAATGCAGAATAACACCCTATTAGATTTTGTCtgttttggatttttttaCGATGTGAATGATAACAAAGTGGagaatattgaatatttacTTGACCAATTGATGTTTTGCATCGATAGGATAAATGAAGACATTCAacaagatgaagatatagAAAATCAGGCGCAAGACGAAAATGAACATATAACTGTTGAATATCATGAACAATCAGAGAATAATAGTAGAAGTGAAGATGGCCATTTCATTAAGAGCGCTGTTTTTGATTGTATACCGCCTGAAAACGACGATACTATTATTCCATTCATGCATGATACCAACGATTCTAATCAATCGTCGTATCTTAACAGAGCAAACACAATATCGGAAATATTTGCCCTGGATATTTGGTTGATATCAGAGTCATTGGTTAAAGATTTCTCTCATTTAACTAAGATATGGTCCATGCTTTTCCataaaaacttcaaagtTGAGAAATCTCCTCTAATTCCAATATTCTTAAAGATAAACCAAAGCTTATTACTTACTAGGCAAGACCAGTTCTTAAATTTTATAAGAACAAGAAAGACATTAGTTGATGACTTACTACTCCACGTTGAAGTTTCGGTATTGAtggatttctttttgaagataatttCTACCGATAAGCAGGAAGCTCCTACTGGAATGATTGAGCTTGTTTACGATCAGTGTCTAATACCAAAGTTGTTGTCTTTCTTGGACAATGAGAAATTTCCTGCTGATTTACAGGCTTGTGCTGGTGATTTTCTCAAAGCATTAATATCTATTTCAACCAATGCTCCTCTTGATGAAATGTCCATCGGACCAAATGCTTTGACTCGCCAACTATGCTCTGAGAAGTGTATTGATTGTTTTTTGGATGCAATCATTAACAAAAGGGGGCCCGCATTAACTACTTCTGTCTCCGTTGTCATAGAACTAATTCGCAAAAACAATTCTGATTATGATCAGGTTAACCTGCTGAACACTAGTATCAAGTCGCATCCCCCATCAATGAGAGATTCGATATATTTGGGCGTGatgttaaagaaatttgctttgaatttatcaaatttgaaaaaagttTTACTTGACGTCGAAGAAAACTGCAAAGATAAAGTCATGACAAACCAGTTGGGTGTTGCTTTTAAACCACTTggttttgaaagatttaaGGTCATCGAGTTAATTGCAGAATTACTtcattgttcaaatatGGGTTTAatgaattccaaaagaGCAGAGCGAGTCGTTAAAGAACGAGATGAAGTGAGACAACATCTTGTTAACCAACTTCAGGATGCACTAGCTGATCTGAATATGATCGATGCTTATGATAGAGAAAAAAATGATACCGACGGCCGGGAACCTGGGTTTGCTACTAATACTAGCAGTAGCACTCAGACAACCGCTGTCAATGACAATATGGAcgaagatattgatgaatcttttgaaatccCATATGTTAATATGaatcaaaatatcaaacttCGTCAAAATCCTACTATAGGtgatttgtttaaaatACAGCTATATGACACCCAAATCTTACCAAAGATTATTCAACTTTTCGTTGAACATCCATGGAACAACTTTTGGCATAATGTTATTTTTGATGTTATTCAACAGCTCTTTAATGGGAGGATGGATTTTTCTTACAATTCGTTTTTAGTTTATTCTCTCTTCAATAATAAGAGTGCAGGACAATTTCAGGTCGACATtaattattcaaaaataaagaatTCAGAGCagtttgttgattttgaaattgcAAGAGATCTTATTCTACAAGGATACAAGGATTCACATGATTTTTATGAGCGATATAACACTAATTTGGGATTTATGGGTCACTTAGTACTTATTGCAGAGGAAATTGttaaattttcaaaagtctACAAGGTTGAATTGATATCACCAGACATTTACAGAGTCCTTCAGAACCCTGATTGGGTTTTCTATTCAGAAGAAGCATTGAATGATACCAGGATGATGTATTCAAAAATCTTAGGTGGCGGAGATTACCTTGATGATGGTAACACTAGTATGTTGCCTGAAAATGGAGATATGCAGAAGGGTAACGGCGAAGATTATATCGGCTTACATGACAAGCAGAGTAACTCTAAGTTTTCAACTCAAGCTGATTTGCATagaaaattgaaaaataaattaattaaaaagaGCCAAGAAGAGGTTGCAATTAAgaataaagaaaatggaGTTATAATACTAGGCCCACCTCCTGAGATATAA
- the IRC6 gene encoding Irc6p (similar to Ashbya gossypii AFR248C): protein MGSKVPISSEPEIVVLSRNKLLLLDPANSVKHEDVVKYMIGEQVGIIGSIIKGVKWKTKYYEVDFDIYVDSYNELQEWVKEFKSDEYTDLREILAGIILLFDNSTSIDVFNNMIESLKLQNERILVACNISDKNIEEDQLEALNNKLLGSGITVVNWSEEGVNSYGEKIGKDRMRELLDIHKWDDISLCSNNNTGVEQALPESLQCDESMPLESVISKMKEARERYIQMGDKEAAEDYALALSQELTEILLPSE from the coding sequence ATGGGCAGTAAAGTACCTATATCAAGCGAACCAGAAATTGTGGTCCTCTCAAGAAATAAGCTACTTCTTCTCGATCCAGCTAACTCAGTTAAACATGAGGATGTGGTCAAGTATATGATAGGGGAACAGGTGGGTATTATTGGGAGTATAATAAAAGGCGTAAAatggaaaacaaaatattatgagGTTGATTTCgatatatatgttgatAGTTATAATGAGCTACAAGAGTGGgttaaagaattcaaaagtgACGAATACACTGATTTGAGAGAAATACTAGCAGGTATTATTCTTCTATTTGATAATTCTACATCCATTGAtgtcttcaacaacatgaTAGAATCTTTAAAGCTTCAGAACGAAAGGATTTTAGTCGCATGTAATATTTCGGATAAGAATATTGAGGAGGATCAATTGGAAGCTCTTAATAACAAGTTATTGGGTTCAGGTATCACAGTGGTTAACTGGAGTGAAGAAGGAGTTAATTCGTATGGTGAGAAAATAGGCAAAGACAGAATGAGAGAATTGCTAGACATTCATAAATGGGATGATATTAGTCTTtgttcaaataataatacagGTGTAGAACAAGCACTCCCAGAGTCTTTGCAATGTGATGAGTCCATGCCCCTAGAATCGGTGATTTCCAAAATGAAGGAAGCAAGGGAGAGATATATACAAATGGGCGATAAAGAAGCAGCCGAAGACTATGCTCTTGCACTTTCTCAAGAGCTAACGGAAATTTTGCTTCCATCTGAATAG